A region from the Salidesulfovibrio onnuriiensis genome encodes:
- a CDS encoding MATE family efflux transporter — protein sequence MVISMASHTIMMFTDRVFLGRYSIDALAAAFPASMTNFLFFSFFLGTLEYVGVFVAQYTGAIRHERVGAALWQGIFFCIPAALIMALLGLNAHGIFELVGHAPAIRQLEADYFSIVCLGSFFPLLSVVFSTFYSGRGITKPVMFVNMFAAAVNIPLDWMMINGYGPFPEMGIKGAALATVFAGTINALILGKMLFTAEHNRKYGILRNWRLDFDLLKRFLKFGLPGGAQFFLDMFAISFFGFMVGQFTRAELAATNIAISIDTLAFLPAVGMSIAASIMVGQSMGRGDLQGARYATNSVLHLVMVYMVAMAAVFIFAPGPLLGLFKTTGMSDAEFAPIMAMGAVFLRYVAAFTVLDALLNAYMGGLKGAGDTRFIMCVMGSLAVFVMILPMLLVFKYTDLGIHGPWLCLVAYVAIMAVIFVIRFRSGAWLRHRVIEEAH from the coding sequence TTGGTCATCAGCATGGCCTCGCACACGATCATGATGTTCACGGACAGGGTCTTTTTGGGGCGTTACAGCATCGACGCCCTGGCGGCGGCCTTCCCGGCCAGCATGACCAATTTCCTGTTCTTCTCCTTTTTTCTGGGGACGCTGGAGTATGTCGGGGTCTTCGTGGCCCAGTACACGGGAGCCATACGCCATGAGCGCGTCGGAGCCGCCCTGTGGCAGGGGATCTTCTTCTGTATCCCCGCGGCGCTGATCATGGCGCTGCTGGGCCTGAACGCACACGGGATTTTTGAGCTCGTGGGACATGCCCCGGCGATCCGGCAATTGGAGGCGGATTATTTCAGCATTGTCTGCCTGGGAAGCTTCTTCCCGCTGCTGTCGGTGGTCTTTTCCACGTTCTATTCGGGCAGGGGGATTACCAAGCCGGTCATGTTCGTGAACATGTTCGCGGCGGCCGTGAACATCCCCCTGGACTGGATGATGATCAACGGATACGGCCCGTTCCCGGAGATGGGAATCAAGGGCGCGGCCCTGGCCACGGTCTTTGCCGGCACCATCAACGCCCTGATTCTGGGCAAGATGCTGTTCACGGCCGAGCACAACCGCAAGTACGGCATTCTGCGCAACTGGCGTCTGGATTTCGACCTTCTCAAGCGGTTCCTCAAGTTCGGGCTTCCGGGCGGAGCCCAGTTCTTCCTGGACATGTTCGCCATTTCCTTTTTCGGGTTCATGGTCGGGCAGTTCACGCGGGCGGAACTTGCAGCCACGAACATCGCCATATCCATTGATACCCTGGCCTTTCTGCCCGCAGTGGGCATGTCCATTGCCGCAAGCATCATGGTGGGCCAGTCCATGGGACGCGGAGACCTGCAGGGCGCGCGGTACGCGACCAACAGCGTGCTGCATCTGGTCATGGTCTATATGGTCGCCATGGCCGCGGTGTTCATCTTCGCGCCCGGGCCGCTGCTCGGGCTGTTCAAGACCACGGGCATGAGCGACGCGGAATTCGCGCCCATCATGGCCATGGGCGCCGTGTTCCTGCGCTACGTTGCCGCCTTCACCGTGCTGGACGCGCTGCTCAACGCCTACATGGGCGGGCTCAAGGGCGCCGGGGACACCCGGTTCATCATGTGCGTCATGGGCAGCCTGGCCGTATTCGTCATGATTCTCCCCATGCTGCTCGTGTTCAAGTACACGGATCTGGGCATCCATGGTCCCTGGCTCTGTCTGGTGGCCTATGTCGCCATCATGGCCGTCATCTTCGTGATCCGCTTCCGGAGCGGCGCCTGGCTCAGGCACCGGGTCATCGAGGAGGCGCACTAG
- a CDS encoding 7-cyano-7-deazaguanine synthase, whose translation MDWELLKTHMKKHAPEKGGPVVVAFSGGVDSSVVALAALDAFASRSLALTVDTGLVLGHELERAGNVAALMGMWHKVLPVHVLHDRRVAENGPERCYWCKRSIFEAIRETFGENAVLMDGTTADDDPARPGMRALSEFGVVSPLRFAGVPKDKVRSLARERGLPNHDLPSNSCLATRVPMGQPLDRRVLFVVNAVENRLVAAGVDDLRARVDELMMTIWYPSRHAGIVAGERKNVQEMIASSVLEGVVFKEWRT comes from the coding sequence ATGGACTGGGAACTGCTGAAGACCCATATGAAGAAACACGCCCCCGAAAAGGGAGGACCCGTCGTGGTCGCCTTTTCCGGGGGCGTTGACAGTTCCGTGGTCGCCCTTGCCGCCCTGGATGCCTTTGCTTCGCGATCCCTGGCTTTGACCGTGGACACCGGACTTGTCCTGGGCCATGAGCTGGAGCGGGCCGGAAACGTGGCCGCACTTATGGGGATGTGGCACAAGGTGCTGCCCGTGCATGTGCTGCATGACCGGCGGGTCGCGGAAAACGGTCCTGAACGCTGCTATTGGTGCAAGCGTTCGATTTTCGAGGCAATTCGGGAAACCTTCGGCGAGAATGCCGTGCTCATGGACGGCACCACGGCCGATGACGATCCCGCCAGGCCGGGCATGCGTGCGCTTTCGGAGTTCGGGGTTGTTTCGCCCCTGCGTTTTGCGGGGGTGCCCAAGGACAAGGTCCGGTCCCTGGCCCGGGAGCGGGGATTGCCCAACCACGACCTTCCTTCAAACAGCTGCCTGGCCACCCGTGTGCCGATGGGGCAGCCCCTGGACAGGCGGGTGCTTTTCGTGGTGAATGCAGTGGAAAACCGGCTGGTTGCAGCGGGGGTGGATGACCTGCGCGCCAGGGTTGATGAGCTGATGATGACCATATGGTATCCCAGCCGCCACGCGGGAATTGTGGCAGGGGAAAGGAAAAATGTTCAGGAGATGATCGCGTCTTCCGTGCTGGAGGGGGTGGTTTTCAAGGAGTGGCGGACATGA
- the larB gene encoding nickel pincer cofactor biosynthesis protein LarB: MSMDELLERFKQGLVDVDEVKRELLRQTYIDAGCAKLDTHRAMRKNHPEVVFCQGKTCDQLVIIYGELLARHGRVLGTRASREQYEAVSGQVPGTAYDKTSGLLWVCGEQPDPRGKVVVVSAGTTDIPVAEEAAKVAEYMGSFVERHYDCGVAGIHRLFSIADSFVDAKAIIAVAGMEGALPSVVGGIAAAPVIAVPTSVGYGSAFEGLSALLTMLNSCAPGISVVNIDNGFGAGYLAHMINAQSR; this comes from the coding sequence ATGAGCATGGACGAGTTGCTGGAGCGCTTCAAGCAAGGGCTGGTCGACGTTGACGAGGTCAAGCGCGAGTTGCTCAGGCAGACCTATATCGATGCCGGATGCGCCAAGCTGGATACCCACCGGGCCATGCGCAAGAATCACCCGGAAGTGGTGTTCTGTCAGGGAAAGACCTGCGATCAGCTCGTGATCATCTATGGGGAGCTTCTGGCGCGGCATGGCCGGGTCCTGGGCACGAGGGCCTCGCGGGAACAGTATGAGGCCGTTTCGGGGCAGGTTCCGGGGACGGCATATGACAAAACCTCAGGCCTGCTCTGGGTGTGCGGCGAGCAGCCGGATCCACGGGGCAAGGTGGTTGTCGTTTCCGCAGGCACCACGGATATCCCGGTCGCCGAGGAGGCCGCCAAGGTTGCGGAGTACATGGGCAGCTTCGTGGAGCGCCACTACGACTGCGGCGTGGCGGGCATTCACCGCCTGTTTTCCATTGCGGATTCCTTTGTGGACGCCAAGGCGATCATTGCCGTGGCGGGCATGGAAGGAGCCTTGCCGTCCGTTGTGGGCGGCATTGCGGCGGCTCCGGTCATCGCCGTTCCCACCAGCGTGGGATATGGCTCGGCCTTTGAAGGGCTTTCGGCCCTGCTGACCATGCTCAATTCATGCGCACCGGGTATTTCCGTGGTCAACATCGATAACGGTTTCGGCGCGGGATACCTGGCGCACATGATCAATGCCCAAAGCCGCTAG
- the thiC gene encoding phosphomethylpyrimidine synthase ThiC: MSYSTQMDAARKGIVTKEMKCVAAKERISVERLMELIAVGHAIIPCNRNHPNIDPEGVGRGLRTKINVNLGISKDCDDVDQEMEKVRHALSMKAESIMDLSCFGKTQEFRSKLVQESPAMIGSVPIYDAVGFLEKDLKDITVNEFFNVVEQHVADGVDFLTIHAGLNRKAAEIVERDERLTRIVSRGGSLLFSWMKLNDAENPFYEHFDRLLDICEKHDVTLSLGDGCRPGSLHDATDATQIQEMIVLGELTKRAWERNVQVMIEGPGHMAINEIEANVTLAKKLCHGAPFYVLGPLVTDVAPGYDHITAAIGGAIAANAGADFLCYVTPAEHLRLPTLEDMKEGIVATRIAAHAGDIGKGVPEARDWDDNMSRARAAIDWCKMFELAMDPVKPKEYRDSSKPEHEDTCSMCGKMCAVRNMNRVMAGEDLNLDQ; encoded by the coding sequence ATGAGTTATTCAACCCAAATGGACGCGGCCCGCAAGGGTATCGTCACCAAGGAAATGAAATGCGTCGCCGCCAAGGAACGCATTTCCGTCGAACGCCTGATGGAGCTGATCGCCGTCGGGCACGCCATCATCCCCTGCAACCGGAACCACCCCAATATCGATCCCGAGGGCGTGGGCAGGGGGCTGCGCACCAAGATCAACGTCAATCTCGGAATCTCCAAGGATTGTGATGACGTGGATCAGGAAATGGAAAAGGTGCGCCATGCGCTGTCCATGAAGGCCGAATCCATCATGGACCTGAGCTGCTTCGGCAAAACCCAGGAATTCCGCTCCAAACTGGTGCAGGAATCACCGGCCATGATCGGCTCGGTGCCCATCTATGACGCTGTCGGATTCCTTGAGAAGGATCTCAAGGACATCACCGTGAACGAGTTCTTCAACGTGGTGGAACAGCACGTGGCGGACGGCGTGGACTTCCTGACCATCCACGCGGGGCTGAACCGCAAGGCCGCCGAAATCGTGGAACGCGACGAGCGCCTGACCCGCATCGTTTCCCGGGGCGGTTCCCTGCTCTTTTCCTGGATGAAGCTCAACGACGCGGAAAACCCATTCTACGAGCACTTCGACCGACTCCTGGACATCTGCGAAAAGCACGACGTGACCCTGAGCCTCGGGGACGGCTGCCGCCCCGGCTCCCTGCACGACGCCACGGACGCCACCCAGATCCAGGAAATGATCGTGCTCGGCGAGCTGACCAAGCGCGCCTGGGAACGCAACGTCCAGGTCATGATCGAAGGTCCCGGCCACATGGCCATCAACGAGATCGAAGCCAACGTGACCCTGGCGAAAAAGCTCTGCCACGGCGCGCCCTTCTATGTGCTGGGTCCCCTGGTCACGGACGTGGCCCCGGGCTACGACCACATCACGGCGGCCATCGGCGGGGCTATCGCGGCCAACGCGGGCGCGGACTTCCTGTGCTACGTGACCCCGGCCGAGCACCTGCGGCTGCCCACCCTGGAAGACATGAAGGAAGGCATTGTCGCCACTCGCATCGCGGCCCACGCGGGCGATATCGGCAAGGGCGTGCCCGAGGCACGCGACTGGGACGATAATATGTCCCGGGCCCGCGCCGCCATCGACTGGTGCAAGATGTTCGAACTGGCCATGGACCCGGTCAAGCCCAAGGAATACCGGGATTCCTCCAAGCCCGAGCATGAGGACACCTGTTCCATGTGCGGCAAGATGTGCGCGGTGCGCAACATGAACCGCGTCATGGCGGGCGAGGATCTCAATCTGGACCAGTAA
- a CDS encoding LarC family nickel insertion protein gives MRTLFLDCTTGVSGDMLLASLTHAVDELEGPGQGFSVLQSELEKLDLKGFELDVRERKIAGIMTRFLDVRQTSDQPLRHLADLTRIIEGADLSEFVASHSLEAVKALANAESKVHGTTVDHVHFHEVGAVDTIVDIVGAVALVAHLQAGKIVASAVDLGSGFVEMAHGRLPVPPPACAELAKGMVTFASNSGIERATPTGLALIRTLAQGFTTLPLGELQAVGYGCGSRSGDDQPTYVRAFVINEVCEESVLAEHVHA, from the coding sequence TTGCGTACACTGTTTCTGGACTGCACCACCGGGGTGAGCGGCGACATGCTGCTGGCTTCCCTGACCCATGCCGTGGATGAACTGGAGGGTCCGGGACAGGGCTTTTCCGTGCTGCAATCCGAGCTCGAAAAACTCGACCTGAAGGGCTTTGAACTGGACGTTCGGGAGCGAAAAATCGCGGGAATCATGACCCGTTTTTTGGACGTGCGCCAGACCTCGGACCAGCCGTTGCGGCATCTTGCGGATTTGACTCGGATCATTGAAGGTGCCGACCTTTCCGAATTCGTGGCCTCCCATAGTCTGGAGGCAGTAAAGGCCTTGGCAAATGCGGAATCCAAGGTGCACGGCACCACCGTGGACCATGTTCATTTCCATGAAGTGGGGGCCGTGGATACCATTGTGGATATTGTTGGAGCCGTGGCTCTGGTCGCGCATCTTCAAGCCGGGAAAATCGTCGCTTCCGCCGTGGACCTGGGCAGCGGATTCGTGGAAATGGCCCATGGCCGTCTTCCCGTGCCGCCGCCCGCCTGCGCCGAGCTTGCTAAAGGCATGGTCACCTTTGCTTCCAACTCGGGCATCGAGCGGGCCACGCCTACGGGGCTGGCCTTGATCAGAACCCTTGCCCAGGGTTTCACAACGTTGCCTTTGGGTGAGTTGCAGGCTGTTGGATACGGTTGTGGTTCCCGCTCCGGGGATGATCAACCCACCTACGTGCGAGCATTCGTGATCAACGAGGTGTGCGAAGAGTCGGTCCTGGCGGAGCATGTTCATGCCTGA
- a CDS encoding DUF3431 domain-containing protein: MPESVQVVIAKYREDVSWAERLGLSYIVYDKSSEPLTDARRLPNIGREAHTYLTHIVEQWESLAGHTAFVQGNPFDHLNDHGKADVQELRSMIMDCVERNVPFRGFAWFRLRCDGLGRPHDLGNPENRGRWPGWGKDIPVAEVFSRLFAAEPPREFIARAATGLFCVSAERIRTRPREFYEYALRLVAEDPRDTENTGHALERLWQLVFNGNRAWNKDKYF; encoded by the coding sequence ATGCCTGAGAGTGTGCAGGTCGTCATCGCGAAATATCGCGAAGATGTCTCCTGGGCTGAACGTCTGGGCCTGTCCTACATTGTGTACGACAAGAGCTCCGAACCGCTAACCGATGCGCGCCGGCTGCCGAATATCGGTCGCGAGGCCCATACTTATCTGACCCACATCGTGGAGCAGTGGGAGAGCCTGGCCGGGCACACGGCCTTTGTGCAGGGCAATCCCTTCGACCACCTGAATGATCACGGAAAAGCCGATGTCCAGGAGCTTCGGTCCATGATCATGGACTGCGTGGAGCGCAATGTCCCGTTCCGGGGTTTTGCCTGGTTCCGGCTTCGGTGCGACGGTCTGGGCAGGCCCCATGACCTGGGGAATCCGGAAAACAGGGGACGCTGGCCCGGCTGGGGAAAGGACATTCCTGTGGCCGAGGTCTTTTCCAGGCTCTTTGCCGCCGAGCCTCCCCGGGAGTTCATCGCCAGGGCCGCGACAGGCCTTTTCTGCGTCTCGGCCGAACGCATCCGGACCCGGCCCCGGGAGTTTTACGAATATGCCTTGCGGTTGGTTGCGGAAGATCCCCGGGACACCGAAAACACGGGCCACGCCCTTGAGCGGCTCTGGCAACTTGTTTTTAACGGCAACCGTGCGTGGAACAAAGATAAGTATTTCTAA
- a CDS encoding ABC transporter permease has protein sequence MSLPLNLSIALSSLATHKVRAILAMLGVFLGALAFTGVQHVSKIMVRKAVIETEKLGPNFFVVLAGQVRFRRNGSVGVRNDMANFRLGDARAIIDGVPSVLSGTPYAYGSFLIKGGGNALTAQVFGTWPTWPEVRSIKPMLGRYFTSEELESRAMVCTMGVTIAERLFGGAEAALGRTVLIYRAPYKVIGIMEPKGRDLVGDNQDEFMFMPLTTYMRRASNQDFLNGVSLRLAKGADIGLVEEAARDILRTRHRIKPGQPDDFGLLAARDTIKLQREALDLMSTLGLITSVVSFGVGGMGILSIMILVVRARRVEIGIRRAVGGKRSDIIRQFLFESGLMAGVGGLCGVIATVMLVFGLHKGLDLPLIIDPSSLLLTLIGSCLIGLAAGAYPAWQAAHIEILDVLKSDG, from the coding sequence ATGTCCCTTCCCCTGAACCTGAGCATAGCCCTTTCCTCTTTGGCCACGCACAAGGTGCGCGCCATTCTGGCCATGCTCGGGGTCTTTCTCGGGGCCCTGGCCTTTACCGGGGTGCAGCACGTTTCCAAGATCATGGTCCGCAAGGCGGTCATCGAAACCGAAAAGCTCGGCCCCAACTTCTTTGTGGTGCTTGCGGGTCAGGTGCGTTTCCGGCGCAATGGATCGGTGGGTGTCCGCAACGACATGGCCAATTTCCGTCTCGGCGACGCCCGGGCCATCATCGACGGCGTGCCCTCGGTGCTCTCCGGGACGCCCTATGCTTATGGCTCCTTTTTGATCAAGGGCGGCGGCAACGCCCTGACGGCGCAGGTTTTCGGCACCTGGCCCACTTGGCCTGAGGTGCGCAGCATCAAGCCCATGCTCGGCCGCTACTTCACTTCGGAGGAGCTGGAAAGTCGGGCCATGGTCTGCACCATGGGCGTCACCATTGCCGAGCGTCTCTTCGGCGGCGCCGAGGCCGCCCTGGGCCGGACCGTGCTCATCTACCGCGCTCCCTACAAGGTCATCGGCATCATGGAGCCCAAGGGGCGCGATCTGGTGGGGGACAACCAGGACGAGTTCATGTTCATGCCCCTGACCACCTACATGCGCCGGGCCAGCAACCAGGATTTTCTCAACGGGGTTTCCCTGCGCCTGGCCAAGGGAGCGGACATCGGCCTGGTGGAGGAGGCGGCCCGGGATATCCTTCGCACGCGGCATCGGATCAAGCCCGGCCAGCCCGACGACTTTGGCCTGCTTGCGGCCAGAGACACCATCAAGCTCCAGCGCGAGGCCCTGGATCTCATGAGCACCCTGGGCCTGATCACCTCCGTGGTTTCCTTTGGCGTGGGCGGCATGGGCATTCTTTCCATCATGATCCTGGTGGTGCGCGCCCGCAGGGTGGAGATAGGCATCCGCAGGGCCGTGGGCGGCAAGCGCAGCGATATCATCCGCCAGTTCCTGTTCGAGTCCGGGCTCATGGCCGGGGTGGGCGGCCTGTGCGGGGTGATTGCCACGGTGATGCTGGTGTTCGGGCTGCACAAGGGGTTGGACCTGCCTCTGATCATCGATCCCTCCAGCCTGCTGCTGACCTTGATCGGCTCCTGCCTCATCGGCCTGGCGGCGGGCGCCTACCCGGCCTGGCAGGCCGCGCACATCGAGATTCTCGACGTTCTCAAGAGCGACGGCTGA
- a CDS encoding substrate-binding periplasmic protein — protein sequence MKKVLRLLFLAILGLLLPVGAALAGSTIMVATDYWPPFRIESEDIRGIDPDILHEVGKRMGVEFVMTRMPWARCLEEMRRGGVDMMSGLAKTPERAEYIQYSDVVYYACAPAFYAREGTKAARVSTYAGLRDFSIGYTRSSAYFEPFDSDKTLHKMAGNNEHQLLRMVSEGRWDMLIGTDCQVDYDLARMVGTENLVKVAYRPEQRVNLYMGFSKRSPFRKRMGEFDAILRDMLANGEISRIASRYLKVSAK from the coding sequence ATGAAGAAGGTTCTGCGACTACTCTTTCTTGCCATACTCGGCCTCTTGCTGCCGGTGGGGGCGGCCCTGGCGGGCAGCACCATCATGGTGGCCACGGACTACTGGCCTCCCTTCCGCATTGAAAGCGAAGACATTCGCGGCATCGACCCGGACATTCTGCACGAGGTGGGCAAGCGCATGGGCGTGGAATTCGTCATGACCCGCATGCCCTGGGCCCGCTGCCTCGAGGAGATGCGGCGGGGCGGGGTGGACATGATGAGCGGCCTGGCCAAGACCCCGGAACGGGCCGAATACATCCAGTACAGCGATGTCGTCTATTATGCCTGCGCCCCGGCCTTTTATGCCCGGGAGGGGACAAAGGCGGCCCGTGTTTCCACCTACGCGGGGCTGCGCGATTTCAGCATCGGGTATACCCGCAGCTCGGCCTACTTCGAGCCCTTTGATTCGGACAAGACGCTGCACAAGATGGCCGGGAACAACGAACACCAGCTTTTGCGCATGGTCAGCGAGGGCCGCTGGGACATGCTCATCGGCACGGACTGCCAGGTGGACTATGATCTGGCCCGCATGGTCGGCACGGAAAATCTAGTCAAGGTCGCCTACCGCCCGGAACAGCGGGTCAATCTGTACATGGGATTTTCCAAGCGCTCGCCGTTTCGCAAACGCATGGGCGAGTTCGATGCGATCCTCCGGGACATGCTCGCGAACGGGGAGATCTCCAGGATTGCCTCCAGGTACCTGAAGGTCAGCGCCAAGTAG
- a CDS encoding dimethylarginine dimethylaminohydrolase family protein: MFSRAITRIPPQSMSQGLTTAALGAPDFETALAQHKDYCAALTEAGLSVQILDALPEYPDSVFVEDPAVMLPGDGAAVLALPGAPSRTGEAAAMRPELEQYGDVFPIEAPGTLDGGDVLLMGKTFFVGITSRTNRAGFEQFKDVVDRFGYRAVPVPLAAGLHLKTDINAVAEDTVLASAALAARPEFRDYRVITVPGDEAYAANCLLVNETLLVPEGFPRTLKLVSNMGAKIRIVDTSEFRKMDGGLTCLSLRF; encoded by the coding sequence ATGTTTTCCCGAGCCATTACCCGCATTCCGCCACAGTCCATGTCCCAGGGTCTGACCACCGCCGCCCTGGGCGCGCCCGATTTCGAAACGGCCCTGGCCCAGCACAAGGACTATTGCGCGGCGCTGACCGAAGCCGGCCTGAGCGTGCAAATCCTGGACGCCCTGCCCGAATATCCGGATTCCGTGTTCGTGGAGGACCCTGCCGTAATGCTGCCGGGGGACGGCGCTGCGGTGCTGGCCCTTCCCGGGGCGCCGTCGCGCACGGGAGAGGCCGCAGCCATGCGGCCGGAGCTGGAACAATACGGCGACGTGTTCCCCATTGAAGCGCCCGGCACCCTGGACGGCGGCGACGTGCTGCTCATGGGCAAAACCTTTTTCGTGGGCATCACCAGCCGCACCAACCGGGCGGGCTTCGAGCAGTTCAAGGACGTCGTGGACCGTTTCGGGTACCGGGCCGTGCCCGTGCCCCTTGCCGCAGGCCTGCACCTCAAGACCGACATCAACGCGGTGGCCGAAGACACGGTGCTGGCTTCCGCGGCCCTGGCCGCGCGGCCGGAATTCCGCGATTATCGTGTGATCACCGTACCCGGCGACGAGGCCTATGCGGCCAACTGCCTGCTGGTGAACGAGACCTTGCTGGTGCCCGAAGGCTTTCCCCGGACACTAAAACTGGTGAGCAATATGGGGGCGAAAATACGAATCGTGGACACATCCGAATTCCGCAAGATGGACGGCGGCCTGACCTGCCTGTCCTTGCGATTCTGA
- a CDS encoding TetR/AcrR family transcriptional regulator — translation MRSKREQGKIETRRKIFEAARAAFLEQGFEGTTMRDVAARAGVGLGTVNLHFRDKSSLLHEVFYGEIERKAFEAVAHVPDAPLEEQLVHLLNEEYRYYEEQRVALTHWVKESFFIAGHWGSRYEEQLWRYAGEVAKLFESARDRGEIKPETDCGVAAMSYISHYMIGLVMGVRKEPFNREEVMKTVEPMVRMLARGLRSKEARHES, via the coding sequence ATGAGATCAAAGCGAGAGCAGGGCAAGATTGAAACCCGGCGAAAAATCTTCGAGGCGGCCAGGGCCGCCTTCCTGGAGCAGGGGTTCGAGGGAACCACCATGCGGGATGTCGCCGCGCGGGCCGGGGTGGGGCTGGGCACCGTGAACCTGCATTTCAGGGACAAGTCATCGCTTCTTCACGAGGTGTTCTATGGGGAGATCGAGCGCAAGGCCTTCGAGGCCGTTGCCCATGTCCCGGACGCTCCCCTGGAGGAGCAGCTCGTCCACCTGCTGAACGAGGAATACAGGTATTACGAGGAGCAGCGGGTGGCCCTGACCCATTGGGTCAAGGAATCCTTTTTCATCGCCGGGCACTGGGGGAGCAGGTACGAGGAGCAGCTCTGGCGCTATGCCGGAGAGGTGGCGAAGCTCTTCGAGTCGGCCCGTGATCGCGGCGAGATCAAGCCGGAAACCGACTGCGGGGTTGCGGCCATGTCCTACATTTCCCACTACATGATCGGGCTGGTCATGGGCGTGCGCAAGGAGCCGTTCAACCGGGAGGAAGTCATGAAAACCGTGGAGCCCATGGTCAGGATGCTCGCCCGTGGGCTACGCAGCAAGGAGGCGCGCCATGAGTCTTGA
- a CDS encoding DUF2867 domain-containing protein gives MSLDYSWTIPAFRERMAGADHVDSHDIEGDLPFKRQLVRAMNWAPAWVKFLYKVRKVVARVMGLEHDDAYGYQRFDEASFPMRPGEMAGPFEVVAAREDSFWMARAEDRHLAGYICMAVEELGQGRRKYHCTTIVCFRNWLGPVYFNLIRPFHHLIVRGMLRESVRRDS, from the coding sequence ATGAGTCTTGATTATTCCTGGACCATCCCGGCCTTTCGGGAGCGCATGGCCGGTGCGGATCATGTGGATTCCCACGACATCGAGGGCGACCTGCCGTTCAAGCGGCAGCTGGTGCGGGCCATGAACTGGGCCCCGGCGTGGGTGAAGTTCCTGTACAAGGTCCGCAAGGTCGTGGCCCGCGTCATGGGCCTGGAGCACGACGACGCCTATGGCTACCAGCGCTTTGACGAGGCCTCCTTTCCCATGCGGCCGGGCGAGATGGCCGGCCCCTTTGAAGTGGTCGCGGCCCGGGAGGATTCCTTCTGGATGGCCCGGGCCGAGGACAGGCATCTGGCCGGATACATCTGCATGGCCGTGGAGGAACTGGGCCAGGGGCGCAGGAAATACCACTGCACCACCATCGTCTGTTTCCGCAACTGGCTGGGACCTGTCTATTTCAACCTGATCCGCCCGTTTCATCATCTCATTGTGCGCGGCATGTTGCGCGAATCTGTCAGGCGCGACAGCTGA
- a CDS encoding TetR/AcrR family transcriptional regulator, protein MATSKRVSKEQERKRRLILEAAKRLFAKEGFDNVSMRRIAAEADYSPAAIYRYFRSKREILSHLRNQGFAEFSSNRAYLEESLSPEELLREAGRSYIRFAMNNPDDFHLMFCTSCREVDLEGELAGASLESYRRFRSMVGRVVESGYFGDADEEAVAFGLWAGVQGLASLITSGRAQIFSESDVDDLMERVLRFLRRPAGTGDRSQGKR, encoded by the coding sequence ATGGCAACAAGCAAACGAGTCAGCAAGGAGCAGGAGCGCAAGCGGCGTCTCATTCTGGAGGCGGCCAAGCGCCTTTTCGCCAAGGAAGGGTTCGACAACGTCTCCATGCGGCGCATCGCGGCCGAGGCCGACTACAGCCCGGCCGCCATCTACCGCTATTTCCGGAGCAAGCGCGAGATTCTTTCCCATCTGCGCAACCAGGGTTTTGCCGAGTTCAGCAGCAACCGCGCCTATCTGGAGGAGTCCCTTTCGCCCGAGGAGCTGCTTCGGGAGGCGGGCAGGAGCTATATCCGTTTCGCCATGAACAACCCCGACGATTTTCACCTCATGTTCTGTACCTCCTGTCGCGAGGTGGACCTGGAGGGGGAACTGGCCGGGGCGTCCCTGGAGTCCTACAGGCGTTTTCGCTCCATGGTCGGCAGGGTGGTGGAAAGCGGCTATTTCGGGGACGCGGATGAAGAGGCCGTGGCCTTCGGGCTCTGGGCCGGGGTGCAGGGGCTTGCCAGCCTGATCACCAGCGGCCGGGCCCAGATTTTCAGCGAAAGCGACGTGGACGATCTTATGGAGCGCGTCTTGCGTTTCCTGCGCCGTCCCGCGGGGACAGGGGATAGATCTCAAGGAAAAAGGTGA